From Streptomyces sp. TLI_053, a single genomic window includes:
- a CDS encoding RNA polymerase-binding protein RbpA, whose protein sequence is MASGNAIRGSRVGAGPMGEAERGESAPRNRISFWCANKHETRPSFAAEAVIPDTWDCPRCGFPAGQDEHNPPAPSRNEPYKTHLAYVRERRTDADGEAILAEALAKLRGEI, encoded by the coding sequence GTGGCAAGTGGCAACGCCATCCGTGGCAGCAGGGTCGGAGCCGGCCCGATGGGTGAGGCGGAGCGCGGCGAATCCGCCCCCCGCAACCGGATCTCCTTCTGGTGTGCCAACAAGCACGAGACCCGGCCGAGCTTCGCGGCCGAGGCGGTCATCCCGGACACCTGGGACTGCCCGCGCTGCGGCTTCCCGGCCGGGCAGGACGAGCACAACCCGCCCGCGCCCTCCCGCAACGAGCCGTACAAGACCCACCTGGCCTACGTCCGCGAGCGGCGCACCGACGCCGACGGCGAGGCGATCCTCGCCGAGGCGCTGGCCAAGCTCCGCGGCGAGATCTGA
- the secG gene encoding preprotein translocase subunit SecG, translated as MVIGFSIALIVFSLLMILLVLLHKGKGGGLSDMFGGGAMSTGGGSAVAERNLDRITIVVGLAWFASLFVLSMVLKYKS; from the coding sequence GTGGTTATCGGGTTCTCGATTGCCCTGATCGTCTTCAGCCTGCTGATGATCCTCCTGGTGCTGCTGCACAAGGGGAAGGGCGGCGGCCTGTCGGACATGTTCGGTGGTGGCGCGATGTCCACCGGCGGTGGCTCCGCGGTCGCCGAGCGCAACCTGGACCGCATCACGATCGTGGTCGGTCTGGCCTGGTTCGCCTCGCTGTTCGTGCTCAGCATGGTCCTGAAGTACAAGAGCTGA